From [Clostridium] symbiosum, a single genomic window includes:
- a CDS encoding iron ABC transporter permease, whose product MTVQKRTGNKKRIYVYSLIILIVFLVISLCTGRYPLEVREIGRILSGQGADETAKSVFLTLRLPRTVMAFIAGAGLSMAGSIYQDIFHNPLASPDLIGVTSGAGAGAAFAIVCFGQGGGMVVGSAFAGGLVAVGAAVALAGMAGHRSASDFVLAGIAVRALADSFIMAMKYLADPERQLASIEYWTMGSFSSMTYEKLMTAAPVVLAGLIGLLFFRWQIQMLSLADDEAAMLGVSVKVVRISVLALTTLIVAGIVSVTGAISFIGLVAPHIARMLLKENGFSAAVLSGLVGSIIMLAADCLARSLGGSEIPVSILTSLLGVPVFLWLIAGNGNKP is encoded by the coding sequence ATGACAGTTCAAAAAAGAACGGGAAATAAGAAAAGAATCTATGTTTACAGCCTGATCATCCTGATTGTATTCCTCGTGATATCTCTCTGTACCGGGAGATATCCGCTGGAAGTGCGGGAGATAGGGCGTATATTGTCAGGACAGGGAGCAGATGAGACGGCAAAGAGCGTGTTTTTAACTCTGCGTCTTCCCCGTACGGTTATGGCATTTATAGCAGGAGCCGGCCTCAGTATGGCCGGCTCTATTTATCAGGATATATTCCACAATCCACTGGCGTCCCCGGATCTGATCGGCGTTACCAGCGGAGCCGGGGCAGGAGCGGCGTTCGCCATTGTCTGCTTCGGGCAGGGCGGAGGTATGGTGGTCGGCAGCGCATTCGCGGGCGGCCTGGTTGCTGTTGGAGCCGCAGTAGCGCTGGCGGGAATGGCCGGACACCGCTCCGCCTCCGATTTTGTGCTGGCCGGGATTGCGGTGCGGGCGCTTGCAGATTCTTTTATCATGGCGATGAAATACCTTGCGGATCCGGAGCGCCAGCTTGCGTCGATTGAATACTGGACCATGGGGAGCTTTTCCAGCATGACTTATGAGAAGCTGATGACGGCGGCTCCTGTGGTGCTGGCCGGGTTGATCGGGCTTTTGTTCTTTCGGTGGCAGATTCAGATGCTTTCCCTGGCCGACGACGAGGCAGCCATGCTCGGCGTGTCCGTAAAAGTGGTCAGGATCTCGGTTCTGGCGCTGACGACGCTGATTGTTGCGGGAATTGTCAGTGTGACGGGCGCGATCTCTTTCATAGGACTCGTGGCCCCGCACATTGCCAGGATGCTTCTGAAAGAAAACGGATTTTCAGCCGCTGTACTGAGCGGACTCGTGGGGAGCATCATTATGCTTGCGGCGGACTGTCTGGCCAGATCTCTGGGAGGAAGTGAAATTCCGGTCAGCATTCTCACGTCGCTTCTGGGCGTGCCGGTGTTTTTGTGGCTGATTGCCGGCAATGGGAATAAACCTTAA
- a CDS encoding Sapep family Mn(2+)-dependent dipeptidase has translation MYQKIKEYFEVHKQEMLNDIMAAIRIPSVNGPEQPGMPFGEENARVLAFAQMLGKELGMKAEVLENKVAVIDLNDAPTELDILAHLDVVPAGDGWTVTDPFVPVIRNGRLYGRGSSDDKGPAIAALYAMKAVKDLGIPLTKNVRLVLGADEETACRDTAYYYSKFNEAPCSFSPDAEYPLINIEKGGLYTKYSAEWEEDTALPRLVSLKGGTAGNVVPNRAEAVVEGLAETVIRDICKKAGEETGIQFAVAPEEDSPAGTEGRYVIRATGISTHASTPWDGNNAVTGLIKAVVSLPLAEGTGIKTLKGLSEIFPHNDYYGEAAGVAQKDEVSGVLTLGTNMVEYGTTGLMGKIDCRAPICATKENMLDVLSARLSAAGITIDPERRMTPPHHVPAEKPFVQTLLSCYEQVMGEKGYCMAIGGGTYAHRLENGVAFGCMKLGIDYHMHGADEYLIIEDMVKSAELFALAIAEICK, from the coding sequence ATGTATCAGAAAATTAAAGAATATTTTGAAGTCCATAAGCAGGAAATGCTTAACGATATTATGGCTGCCATCCGAATTCCCAGCGTCAACGGGCCGGAACAGCCGGGCATGCCCTTCGGGGAAGAGAATGCCCGGGTTCTGGCGTTTGCCCAGATGCTTGGAAAAGAGCTGGGAATGAAAGCCGAGGTGCTGGAAAATAAAGTGGCGGTGATCGATCTGAACGACGCCCCGACAGAACTTGATATTCTTGCTCATCTCGACGTAGTGCCCGCCGGAGACGGATGGACCGTTACGGATCCCTTTGTGCCGGTTATCAGGAACGGCCGCCTGTACGGCCGCGGTTCTTCGGATGACAAGGGACCGGCCATTGCGGCTCTGTACGCAATGAAGGCGGTAAAGGATTTGGGAATTCCGCTGACTAAAAATGTACGTCTGGTTCTGGGGGCGGATGAAGAGACCGCCTGCCGCGATACGGCATATTATTACAGCAAATTCAATGAAGCGCCCTGCTCATTTTCACCGGATGCCGAGTATCCGCTGATTAATATTGAAAAAGGCGGCCTTTATACAAAGTACAGCGCCGAGTGGGAGGAAGATACCGCTCTTCCGAGACTCGTCTCCCTGAAAGGAGGAACGGCAGGAAATGTGGTTCCAAACCGTGCGGAAGCCGTTGTTGAGGGCCTTGCGGAAACGGTTATCAGGGATATCTGCAAAAAAGCCGGTGAAGAGACTGGAATCCAGTTTGCCGTAGCTCCTGAGGAAGATTCACCGGCCGGGACCGAGGGAAGATATGTAATCCGTGCAACGGGAATCAGTACCCATGCCTCCACCCCTTGGGACGGTAATAATGCGGTGACGGGGCTGATCAAAGCCGTTGTGAGCCTTCCGCTTGCCGAGGGCACAGGAATTAAGACCTTAAAGGGACTTTCTGAGATTTTTCCACATAATGATTATTATGGAGAGGCAGCAGGCGTTGCCCAGAAGGATGAAGTGTCGGGCGTGCTGACTCTTGGCACCAATATGGTGGAATACGGAACAACGGGATTGATGGGCAAGATAGACTGCCGCGCGCCGATCTGCGCTACGAAGGAAAATATGCTGGATGTACTGAGCGCGAGGCTCAGCGCGGCCGGAATTACGATTGACCCGGAGAGACGGATGACGCCGCCTCACCACGTACCGGCCGAAAAACCGTTTGTACAGACCCTGTTATCCTGCTATGAGCAGGTGATGGGTGAAAAAGGCTACTGCATGGCGATCGGCGGAGGAACGTACGCACACCGCCTGGAAAACGGCGTTGCTTTCGGATGTATGAAGCTGGGAATCGATTATCATATGCATGGAGCCGACGAGTATCTGATTATTGAAGATATGGTTAAAAGTGCGGAGCTGTTTGCACTGGCCATTGCGGAAATCTGCAAGTAG
- a CDS encoding ABC transporter ATP-binding protein, protein MNGYNVEKDCLLEIRDLQVSYQKGTTAAGRNSREPQTAVLDGVNLTVKKGCLTALLGVNGSGKTTLLKAACGLIPFRKGGVTVCGRDLTAFGRRELASCISYIPQKNSILYHIRTEEVVVMGANPRLSWYEAPSAAHRREARELLGQMGLLEEADRDFLTLSEGQKQLALLCRALMQNAPVMMFDEPDSALDYGNRRMILSRISGIIREKKYGGLITIHDPDYALRYCDEIVILKNGRIRETVYCRNGTEEGRKEAERKLRMIYPDLELLSFNGRFLTVK, encoded by the coding sequence ATGAACGGTTATAATGTAGAGAAGGACTGCCTTCTGGAGATACGGGATTTACAGGTTTCTTACCAAAAGGGGACAACTGCCGCCGGCAGGAACTCCAGGGAACCACAGACGGCAGTTTTGGATGGTGTGAATTTAACGGTAAAAAAGGGCTGCCTGACGGCGCTTCTGGGAGTGAACGGTTCGGGTAAGACGACACTTCTAAAAGCGGCGTGCGGACTGATACCGTTCCGGAAAGGCGGAGTGACGGTATGTGGGCGTGACCTGACGGCGTTTGGCCGCAGGGAACTGGCGTCCTGTATCAGTTATATTCCCCAGAAAAACAGTATTTTATATCATATCAGGACAGAGGAAGTGGTTGTCATGGGGGCAAATCCGCGTCTTTCCTGGTATGAGGCGCCTTCTGCCGCACACAGGCGGGAAGCGCGGGAGCTCCTGGGACAGATGGGGCTTTTGGAGGAAGCGGACAGGGATTTTCTGACGTTAAGCGAAGGTCAGAAACAACTGGCGCTTCTTTGCCGCGCCCTGATGCAGAATGCTCCGGTGATGATGTTTGACGAGCCGGACAGCGCGCTGGATTATGGAAACAGGAGAATGATCCTGAGCCGGATTTCCGGTATTATCCGGGAAAAGAAGTACGGCGGCCTGATTACAATCCATGATCCCGATTATGCCCTGCGATACTGTGATGAGATTGTAATATTGAAGAACGGAAGGATAAGGGAAACAGTTTACTGCAGAAATGGAACCGAGGAAGGGCGGAAAGAAGCGGAGAGAAAGCTCAGAATGATTTATCCTGATCTGGAACTGCTGAGCTTTAACGGCCGTTTCCTCACGGTAAAATAG
- a CDS encoding MBL fold metallo-hydrolase, whose amino-acid sequence MRKAINRWVKRAAGIYLAAAMTVTVPVYADVIPPTQPAAVQDIAPVAEETYLGGAELTLLAPATQSQNLSCVIQTKAGSVIVVDGGLREDAPHLIETIQAKGGRVSAWLITHPHSDHIGALTEILNTQPMPIEIDNIYYSFLEREFYERGDHMGRMDNLDNLLAAFNNIAPEKLHPSIDKGQQIQVDEVTINVMNKPFRSFHNTFNNSSVAYRLDLNGRRILFLGDMGWDAGQNLLKKNKPEDLKADIVQMAHHGQDGVELDLYRVIRPEICLWPTPDWLWDNVKNGQVDAGPWKTLTVRKWMEALGVKRNLCAKDGDQILR is encoded by the coding sequence ATGAGAAAAGCGATAAATAGATGGGTGAAAAGAGCAGCCGGCATTTACCTGGCAGCGGCGATGACCGTGACAGTCCCGGTATATGCGGATGTGATTCCTCCAACACAGCCGGCCGCCGTACAGGACATTGCACCGGTGGCGGAAGAGACTTACCTGGGAGGGGCGGAGCTTACGCTGCTTGCACCGGCAACCCAGAGCCAGAACCTGTCCTGTGTCATTCAGACCAAGGCGGGAAGCGTGATTGTAGTGGACGGCGGACTCAGGGAGGATGCCCCTCATCTGATTGAGACGATTCAGGCCAAGGGAGGCCGTGTATCGGCGTGGCTGATTACCCACCCGCACAGCGATCACATCGGCGCCCTGACGGAAATCCTGAATACACAGCCGATGCCGATCGAGATTGATAATATTTACTATTCATTTTTAGAGAGAGAGTTTTATGAGAGAGGCGACCATATGGGCAGGATGGACAATCTGGACAATCTGCTGGCGGCCTTTAATAACATCGCGCCTGAGAAACTGCACCCGTCCATTGATAAAGGGCAGCAGATCCAGGTCGACGAAGTGACAATCAATGTCATGAACAAGCCGTTCCGAAGTTTTCATAATACCTTTAACAACAGCTCCGTCGCATACCGCCTGGATTTAAACGGCAGGAGGATCCTCTTCCTCGGCGATATGGGCTGGGATGCGGGCCAGAACCTCCTGAAAAAGAATAAACCGGAAGATTTGAAGGCCGATATCGTGCAGATGGCCCATCACGGCCAGGACGGGGTGGAGCTGGATCTCTACCGTGTGATCAGACCTGAAATCTGTCTGTGGCCGACTCCCGACTGGCTTTGGGATAACGTGAAGAACGGCCAGGTGGATGCGGGTCCCTGGAAGACGCTGACCGTCCGTAAATGGATGGAGGCTCTGGGCGTTAAACGCAATCTCTGTGCAAAAGACGGAGATCAGATTCTGAGATAA
- a CDS encoding ABC transporter substrate-binding protein translates to MAKLRSMKKRITAVLAVIMAAAVFTGCAASGGATAAEEPAQRIVSGYYITTSACIALGLQDRMVGIEAKASSRPVYKLAAPEFLELPSVGTAKEFDLEGCAALEPDLVILPKKLSEQADILEGMNIRTLVVNPESMEALKETIREIAALTGTEGQAEKLLGWYAQKEEKLAGILEKASSEKKAEEGVTSVYIAGTSSILRAATPQMYQSTLIGLAGGVNAASDLKDNGWADISYEQLIAYNPDVIVVIPEADYTKEDVMKDSRLAGVNAVKNRQVYEMPSSFEAWDSPVPSGILGGMWLSSALHEELYPFDEFKEEAAEFYREFYGAEIDRSLITR, encoded by the coding sequence ATGGCAAAATTAAGGAGTATGAAAAAGCGCATAACAGCAGTACTGGCAGTAATCATGGCGGCAGCAGTGTTTACCGGCTGCGCGGCATCAGGCGGGGCAACCGCAGCGGAGGAACCGGCACAGCGGATTGTGAGCGGTTATTATATCACGACATCCGCCTGCATTGCCCTGGGACTGCAGGACAGAATGGTCGGAATCGAAGCCAAGGCGTCGAGCCGCCCTGTCTATAAACTGGCGGCCCCCGAGTTTCTAGAGCTTCCAAGTGTGGGAACTGCCAAGGAATTTGATTTGGAGGGATGTGCCGCACTGGAACCGGATCTCGTCATTCTTCCAAAGAAACTGTCGGAACAGGCAGACATTCTGGAGGGAATGAATATCAGGACACTGGTGGTAAATCCGGAAAGCATGGAGGCTCTTAAGGAGACAATCCGGGAGATTGCCGCCCTGACGGGAACGGAAGGGCAGGCGGAAAAACTGCTCGGCTGGTATGCGCAGAAGGAAGAAAAACTGGCGGGCATCCTTGAGAAGGCCTCTTCAGAAAAGAAGGCGGAAGAAGGCGTTACGAGTGTATATATTGCCGGAACAAGCAGCATACTGAGGGCCGCAACGCCCCAGATGTACCAGAGCACCCTGATCGGGCTGGCCGGAGGAGTGAATGCGGCCTCCGATTTGAAGGATAACGGCTGGGCGGATATTTCCTATGAGCAGCTGATTGCCTATAATCCGGATGTGATCGTGGTGATTCCCGAGGCCGACTACACGAAGGAAGATGTGATGAAGGACAGCCGTCTCGCCGGAGTCAATGCGGTGAAGAACCGACAGGTATATGAGATGCCGTCTTCCTTTGAGGCGTGGGATTCTCCTGTTCCGTCGGGAATTCTCGGCGGCATGTGGCTGTCGTCGGCGCTTCATGAGGAGCTGTATCCATTTGATGAATTTAAGGAAGAAGCCGCGGAATTTTACAGGGAGTTTTACGGCGCAGAGATCGACCGGTCACTGATCACGCGCTGA